A genome region from Gadus chalcogrammus isolate NIFS_2021 chromosome 7, NIFS_Gcha_1.0, whole genome shotgun sequence includes the following:
- the LOC130385551 gene encoding protein C-ets-2-like produces MNGHQLCALGKENFLQLAPDFVGDILWEHLDQMMRESQEKVMAADNLSSVVPSLVDWMCTSDLGRDDNGGVMQVPKSSSSSLLRQLFESPDKTSPLIQDQKDSTEKPWDNDQLSYTTGSPIFSNNCPQAKPLSLESSLDSVESFNGLHSWGSQSSLADTQRVPSIDSFDEDCSATQFCVGKQNLSFKDYIQEQNVPVGLGKPVVPAAVLARFTGSGPIQLWQFLLELLTDISCQTIIIWTGDGWEFKLTDPDEVAQRWGQRKNKPKMNYEKLSRGLRYYYDKNIIHKTPGKRYVYRFACDLEKLLGYSAEELHVVLGIPHGAKD; encoded by the exons ATGAACGGTCACCAGTTGTGCGCTTTGGGAAAAGAGAACTTTCTGCAGCTGGCGCCTGACTTTGTTGGAGACATCCTGTGGGAGCATCTAGATCAAATGATGAGAG AGTCCCAGGAGAAAGTGATGGCCGCCGATAACCTGAGCAGTGTTGTCCCCTCTTTAGTGGACTGGATGTGCACTTCTG ATCTTGGTAGGGATGACAATGGTGGTGTCATGCAGGTTCcaaaaagcagcagcagcagcctcctcagACAGCTGTTTGAGAGCCCTGATAAGACCTCTCCTCTGATCCAGGACCAGAAAGACTCCACCGAGAAACCGTGGGACAATGACCAACTGAGCTACACTACAGGAAGCCCCATCTTTTCCAATAACTGCCCCCAAGCCAAACCCC TCTCACTGGAGAGCTCCCTGGACAGTGTGGAGAGCTTCAACGGGCTGCACTCCTGGGGCAGCCAGTCGTCTCTGGCCGACACCCAGAGGGTGCCATCCATCGACAGCTTTGACGAGGACTGCAGTGCGACCCAGTTTTGTGTGGGCAAACAGAACCTGTCCTTTAAGGACTACATCCAGGAGCAGAACGTGCCCGTCGGACTGGGGAAGCCAGTTGTACCAGCTGCTGTCCTCGCTCGGTTTACTG GTAGTGGCCCTATACAACTTTGGCAGTTTCTCCTGGAACTTCTGACCGACATCAGTTGTCAGACCATTATAATCTGGACTGGGGACGGGTGGGAATTCAAACTCACCGATCctgatgag GTGGCGCAACGTTGGGGTCAGCGCAAGAACAAGCCCAAGATGAACTACGAGAAGCTGAGCCGTGGCCTGCGTTACTACTATGACAAGAACATCATCCACAAGACGCCGGGGAAGCGCTACGTCTACCGGTTTGCCTGCGACTTGGAGAAGCTGCTGGGCTACTCGGCCGAGGAGCTCCACGTGGTGCTGGGGATCCCACACGGCGCCAAGGACTGA